One part of the Arthrobacter sp. EM1 genome encodes these proteins:
- a CDS encoding winged helix-turn-helix transcriptional regulator, with protein MSPPQSVSPTGRTSLPRTVPRASSGSVAADASVAFPAADAEERTRDRVLNAVLEHGPISATELGDLLGFTSAAVRRHLDHLSSGGVIEVKRAARSGAGAGRPARRYVLSSQGQQTLGNDYLDIASLALRRLGEMAGPEAVRQFAVERFGEMERRYAPEIEAAGQDITARAQALSEALSRDGFVASTASIEARAPLPAALSSVQLCQGHCPIQQLAAQFPVFCDVETDVFSRLVGVDVRRLSTLARGGHVCTTHIPTGRPAATVPHSTATNPGSLDEVSNHLQERP; from the coding sequence ATGAGCCCACCCCAGTCTGTTAGCCCTACCGGGCGAACAAGCCTCCCGCGCACGGTGCCAAGGGCATCGTCCGGGTCCGTGGCGGCCGATGCGTCAGTTGCTTTTCCGGCGGCCGATGCCGAAGAGCGCACCCGGGACCGGGTGCTGAATGCCGTGCTCGAACACGGCCCCATCAGCGCAACTGAACTCGGGGACCTGCTGGGGTTCACGTCCGCGGCGGTACGACGGCACCTGGACCACCTCTCCAGCGGTGGCGTGATCGAAGTTAAGCGGGCGGCCCGCTCCGGAGCGGGGGCAGGGCGTCCGGCGCGCCGTTACGTCCTCAGTTCACAGGGCCAGCAAACACTCGGAAACGACTACCTCGACATCGCTTCCCTGGCGCTGCGGCGCCTGGGCGAAATGGCGGGCCCTGAGGCCGTGCGGCAGTTCGCCGTCGAGCGTTTCGGCGAAATGGAGCGCCGCTACGCGCCCGAGATTGAGGCGGCCGGGCAGGACATCACTGCCCGTGCCCAGGCGCTTTCGGAGGCGCTGAGCCGCGACGGGTTCGTGGCCTCCACTGCGTCGATCGAGGCGCGGGCGCCGCTGCCGGCGGCTCTCTCCAGCGTGCAGCTCTGCCAGGGACATTGCCCCATCCAACAGCTCGCCGCGCAGTTCCCGGTGTTCTGCGACGTCGAGACCGACGTGTTTTCCCGGCTGGTGGGCGTTGATGTCCGCCGCTTGTCCACACTGGCCCGCGGCGGCCACGTCTGCACCACCCACATACCTACAGGCCGTCCGGCGGCCACGGTGCCTCACAGCACCGCAACCAACCCGGGCAGCCTGGACGAAGTATCCAACCATCTGCAAGAAAGGCCGTGA
- a CDS encoding ABC transporter ATP-binding protein codes for MRSPQSPVLTISGLVKDVGPLPTLDGKMLRVVSGISLVAERGQVTALLGANGAGKTTTIECAQGLQKRTQGNISLLGEDPDTAGARLRARVGVMLQDGGLPPSARPIPLLRHIAGMYQNPRPVGELIERLGIDAFSRTSVRRLSGGQKQRLALAAALVGNPEVLFLDEPSAGLDPQSRQLVFELISELRNLGMGIVLTTHLMDDAQRLADYVYIIDAGRNVAEGTVAELLQHPLPAGAGEQHIRTLLFETEPGLDFTGVLRGGVSVTETRAGSYAATGALTAEDLAAITAWWAGRGIMPRSLRLEARSLEDVFLDISGREVR; via the coding sequence GTGCGATCCCCCCAATCCCCCGTCCTGACCATCAGTGGCCTCGTCAAGGATGTTGGCCCACTCCCCACCCTCGACGGTAAAATGCTGCGGGTGGTCAGCGGGATCTCCCTTGTCGCCGAACGCGGACAGGTCACGGCACTGCTGGGGGCCAACGGGGCCGGTAAGACCACTACTATCGAATGCGCCCAGGGGCTGCAGAAGCGCACCCAGGGAAACATCAGCCTGCTCGGCGAGGACCCGGACACGGCGGGGGCCCGCCTGCGCGCCCGCGTAGGAGTGATGCTGCAGGACGGCGGCCTGCCGCCCTCGGCCCGGCCCATCCCGCTGCTCAGGCATATCGCCGGCATGTACCAGAACCCGCGCCCGGTCGGGGAACTTATTGAACGCCTCGGCATTGACGCTTTCAGCCGGACGTCGGTGCGGCGGCTCTCGGGCGGGCAGAAACAGCGGCTTGCTCTTGCCGCCGCCCTTGTGGGCAATCCCGAAGTCCTGTTCCTGGACGAGCCAAGTGCCGGCCTGGACCCGCAGTCGCGCCAGCTGGTGTTCGAGCTCATCTCCGAACTCCGGAACCTCGGGATGGGAATCGTCCTGACCACCCACCTCATGGACGACGCCCAGCGGCTCGCCGACTACGTCTACATCATCGACGCCGGCCGCAACGTTGCCGAGGGGACGGTTGCAGAACTCCTGCAGCACCCCCTCCCGGCAGGCGCCGGCGAGCAGCACATCCGAACGCTGCTGTTCGAGACCGAGCCCGGACTGGATTTCACCGGTGTGCTGCGGGGTGGCGTCAGCGTCACCGAAACGCGGGCCGGCAGCTATGCCGCGACGGGTGCGCTGACCGCCGAGGACCTCGCGGCGATCACCGCTTGGTGGGCCGGCCGGGGAATCATGCCACGCTCGCTGCGCCTGGAAGCGCGCAGCCTCGAGGACGTTTTCCTCGACATTTCCGGAAGGGAAGTCCGATGA